The Sulfurimonas aquatica genomic sequence AACTGATGGAGATATATCTCCAAGTTTAGCCATTCTCATCGCTACTTCACTTCGTAACTCGTCTGGGAAGAACTGAAGGGTATCTGCAGCTTCTGTCGCATCCATATGTGCCAAAATAAGGGCAATTGTTTGTGGATGCTCATTTATAATAAAGTCCGAGAGTTGCTGCGGTTTAATTTTAGATAGATATGCAAAGTTTTGTGTATTTTGCATATTTTTGGAGAGTTTTTCCAAAACTTTTTTAGCTTCATCTGGGCCAAGAGTTCTATGAAGTAGCTCACGCGCATACTCCATACCTCCACTTGTTAGATACTGTCCAGATTGAAAGATCGCGTGAAACTCTTCAAGTATAGCAGTGGCGACGGCCCTATCTATACTTGTATTTGCTACGATAAATTTTGAGACTTCAGTAATGCTATCAACACTCATAGCCGCAAAAATAGCCGCTGTAGTGTCTTCTCCAAGTTGAAGAAGCAAAATAGCAATTTTTTCAGACATACTCATCTCATCAAAAACTGCCTGCTGTTGTGGAGTTAAATTTGCCATATATTAATTCCTTAAGACTTTTGGCCAGGTATACCTGACTCTTCACTTATTAATGCTTGAAGAAGAGCTGCAATATCTTCTGGTGCATCATCTGCCATTGTTCTTACTTTGTCAAGTATAACGTCATATTTAAGTTCATCTTCATTAAATCCTTCACCAACACCTAGTTGATCCTCAACTTTTTTACGCATTGCTTGTACTTTTTCTACTAAATCTTCTTCTTCGTCATCTTCCACATTTAATACTGGACTCTCAAGTTCCTCTTCTTCACGAGAAACTTCCAGCATTTTATCAGCAAATGGAGATATGATTTTTTTATAAAGTATAAATAAGAGTATAAGTACAAACAGGTATTTGAACAATCCAGTAAATGGTGCTAAATATGCTTCACTCATAGCAAGTGCATTCGTAACACTGTCTGCAACTGCTTCAGTTTTTTCTCTATCAAACTGTAAGTTCTGCACACTAATCTGATCACCTCTATCTTCATCTATTCCAATAGAACGACTTACTAGTGATTTTAGCGCTGAAATATCTGCATCATCGAGTGCAACATAATCAACTTCATCTGTTGGCTCTCCATTTTCATCAATCTTTGTTTTATACTTACCATCAACAAGCACAGCTGCAGTGATGCGTTTAATCCTTGCAAATTGACTTTTTACAACGCTAACTGTTTTTCCTACTTCGTAATTTGTTGTACCTGTATTTTTTTCATATTTTTCAGTTGTTTTAGATCCACTAAGCCCTTGCACTGGACCTATATTACTAACAGTACCCGGAACACCACCTACAGGTTCAGCTGAGCCACCATCACGTTTCTCTTCACTTACTTGCTCACTTCTGACTACGTTTTCAGGATCGTATGTTTCAGACGTAGAATTTTGAATAGAAAAGTCAAACTCTATGCTAACCTCTGCTACCACTTTATCTTTGCCACCGACAAAAGGAGAGATAACTTCTAAAATTTTATTTTGGCGTTTTTTTTCTTCTTTTACTTTGTACTTTTGTTGAACAGTTGAGAGCTCACCCATTTGAGCCATTTCATCTTCATCACCTAGTGTCTCACCACTACTACTCACCAACATAACATTTGAAGAGGTAAGTTTAGGAACTGATGCTGCTACTAAGTTTTTGATACCACGGACCTGCTTAGCTGAAAGAACTCTAT encodes the following:
- the fliG gene encoding flagellar motor switch protein FliG — protein: MANLTPQQQAVFDEMSMSEKIAILLLQLGEDTTAAIFAAMSVDSITEVSKFIVANTSIDRAVATAILEEFHAIFQSGQYLTSGGMEYARELLHRTLGPDEAKKVLEKLSKNMQNTQNFAYLSKIKPQQLSDFIINEHPQTIALILAHMDATEAADTLQFFPDELRSEVAMRMAKLGDISPSVIKRVSAVLESKLESLASYKVEVGGPRAVADVFNRLGAKSSKSTLSNIEQVDEELATLIKEMMFTFEDIVSLDKLAIAEILKAVDKADLMLGLKSSPEELKEKFFSAMSERAREAFEEEMQFLGAVKMKDVEVAQRKIVEVVNGLAEAGTIQMGSTEEMIE
- the fliF gene encoding flagellar basal-body MS-ring/collar protein FliF → MDFKVLFSQLVVLYAKLTKQQKIIIAIAIAGIISFLIFLVVFTAKKSERSNYEVLFDSLSSSDAAKVVEQLEKDSIPYELGANNVIKVPSSAVYKQRISIASLGIPKDSGVGFELFDKQEFGATSFDQKIKHLRALEGELSRTINALEPIEKASVSLALPKDTLFVSKQVEPTASVMVEMKEDRVLSAKQVRGIKNLVAASVPKLTSSNVMLVSSSGETLGDEDEMAQMGELSTVQQKYKVKEEKKRQNKILEVISPFVGGKDKVVAEVSIEFDFSIQNSTSETYDPENVVRSEQVSEEKRDGGSAEPVGGVPGTVSNIGPVQGLSGSKTTEKYEKNTGTTNYEVGKTVSVVKSQFARIKRITAAVLVDGKYKTKIDENGEPTDEVDYVALDDADISALKSLVSRSIGIDEDRGDQISVQNLQFDREKTEAVADSVTNALAMSEAYLAPFTGLFKYLFVLILLFILYKKIISPFADKMLEVSREEEELESPVLNVEDDEEEDLVEKVQAMRKKVEDQLGVGEGFNEDELKYDVILDKVRTMADDAPEDIAALLQALISEESGIPGQKS